Proteins from one Planctomyces sp. SH-PL62 genomic window:
- a CDS encoding class II aldolase/adducin family protein — MSEMNEWKLRETMCEIGRRIYNKGFAAANDGNISYRLSEDRVLCTPTRVSKGFMKPDDLCIIDMDGKQVSGKRKRSSEMLLHLTALKARPDLRSCVHCHPPHATAFAVAREPVPKCVLPEIEVFLGEIAISPYETPGGQAFADTILPYVKDTETILLANHGTLTLGTDLEDAYFKTEIIDAYCRILILAKQIGRVNYYGDDKAAELIKLKPLLGIPDPRLTRGLENCDLCGNSLFREGYGDFSPEAKVFVHPKLIDQAAQAGETSTCGCTVGRAEFPGSAAAPAPSAKPSANGSASGNGSASGTDVDALVRSITDQVMSALNGSAK; from the coding sequence ATGAGCGAAATGAACGAGTGGAAGTTGCGGGAGACGATGTGCGAGATCGGCCGTCGGATCTACAACAAGGGATTCGCGGCGGCCAACGACGGCAACATCAGCTACCGCCTGAGCGAGGATCGCGTCCTCTGCACGCCGACCCGCGTCTCCAAGGGCTTCATGAAGCCCGACGACCTCTGCATCATCGACATGGACGGCAAGCAGGTCTCCGGCAAGCGCAAGCGCTCCAGCGAGATGCTCCTGCACCTCACGGCGCTGAAGGCCCGCCCCGACCTCCGCTCGTGCGTCCACTGCCACCCGCCCCACGCCACGGCCTTCGCCGTCGCCCGCGAGCCGGTGCCCAAGTGCGTCCTCCCGGAGATCGAGGTCTTCCTGGGCGAGATCGCCATCTCCCCGTACGAAACCCCGGGCGGCCAGGCCTTCGCCGACACGATCCTGCCGTACGTCAAGGACACCGAGACGATCCTCCTGGCCAACCACGGCACGCTCACGCTGGGGACGGACCTTGAGGACGCCTACTTCAAGACCGAGATCATCGACGCCTACTGCCGGATCCTGATCCTGGCCAAGCAGATCGGCCGGGTGAACTACTACGGCGACGACAAGGCCGCCGAGCTGATCAAGCTCAAGCCCCTCCTCGGCATCCCCGACCCCCGGCTCACCCGCGGGCTCGAGAACTGCGACCTCTGCGGCAACAGCCTGTTCCGCGAGGGCTACGGGGACTTCAGCCCCGAGGCCAAGGTCTTCGTCCACCCCAAGCTGATCGACCAGGCCGCGCAGGCGGGCGAGACCTCCACCTGCGGCTGCACCGTCGGCCGCGCCGAGTTCCCCGGCTCCGCCGCCGCCCCGGCCCCGTCGGCGAAGCCCTCGGCCAACGGCTCCGCGTCCGGAAACGGCTCCGCGTCCGGCACGGACGTCGACGCCCTGGTCCGGTCGATCACCGATCAGGTCATGAGCGCGCTCAACGGTTCCGCGAAGTGA
- a CDS encoding isocitrate/isopropylmalate family dehydrogenase, with the protein MNRPSYRVTELLGDGIGAELSEAVHRLAGALPVHLEFVPVDLRVENRRARGKAIYDEAVEKILDTKVALKHPTATTEESPNAVLRRRLDLSVIHRPVYTIPGVPTNFRRELDLDIVRIATGGTYDDPGRMIGEDGAVSLRIVERRPVREAARYAFNLARKTSKSVTSSSKYTIQKATDGLFEKVADEVAGQFPEVPHSVELFDALLGKVIMAPQKFQIVLVLNEYGDFLSDMACGLAGSLGIGASANLAFDASAVVRTALFDAAHGTAPDIAGKQLANPTAIFLAFSMLLYQLGEISLGQAVKNATLDLLREGVRTPDLGGTESTSSFTEAVAEAVARRVAEKSRPQSAEPAG; encoded by the coding sequence ATGAACCGCCCGTCTTATCGCGTCACGGAACTGCTCGGCGACGGCATCGGGGCCGAACTCTCGGAGGCGGTCCACCGCCTGGCCGGGGCGCTCCCGGTGCACCTGGAGTTCGTGCCGGTCGACCTTCGGGTCGAGAACCGTCGCGCCCGCGGCAAGGCGATCTACGACGAGGCGGTCGAGAAGATCCTCGACACCAAGGTCGCCCTGAAGCACCCGACGGCCACCACCGAGGAGAGCCCCAACGCGGTGCTCCGCCGCCGGCTGGACCTCTCGGTCATCCACCGGCCCGTCTACACGATCCCCGGCGTGCCGACCAACTTCCGCCGCGAGCTCGACCTCGACATCGTCCGGATCGCCACCGGCGGCACCTACGACGACCCCGGCCGGATGATCGGCGAGGACGGCGCGGTGAGCCTGCGGATCGTCGAGCGGCGGCCCGTCCGCGAGGCGGCCCGCTACGCGTTCAACCTGGCGCGGAAGACGAGCAAGTCGGTCACCAGCTCGTCCAAGTACACGATCCAGAAGGCGACCGACGGCCTCTTCGAGAAGGTCGCCGACGAGGTGGCCGGCCAGTTCCCCGAGGTGCCGCACTCGGTCGAACTGTTCGACGCCCTGCTCGGCAAGGTCATCATGGCGCCGCAGAAGTTCCAGATCGTCCTGGTCCTCAACGAGTACGGCGACTTCCTCTCGGACATGGCGTGCGGCCTGGCCGGCTCGCTGGGCATCGGCGCGAGCGCGAACCTGGCGTTCGACGCCTCGGCCGTCGTCCGCACGGCCCTGTTCGACGCCGCCCACGGCACCGCGCCGGACATCGCCGGCAAGCAGCTGGCCAACCCCACGGCCATCTTCCTGGCCTTCTCGATGCTGCTCTACCAGCTCGGCGAAATCAGCCTGGGCCAGGCGGTGAAGAACGCCACGCTCGACCTCCTCCGCGAGGGGGTGCGCACGCCCGACCTGGGGGGGACGGAATCGACCTCGTCGTTCACCGAGGCCGTCGCCGAGGCGGTCGCCCGGCGCGTCGCGGAGAAGTCCCGGCCGCAATCGGCCGAACCGGCCGGCTGA
- a CDS encoding glucuronate isomerase produces the protein MTADSHSSRPADPAARELFEEMSRWPIFDPHSHINPHRPAARDLDEVLGYHYYTELAHSAGMPAEAVAPELPPRVRAENLARHLATLDNTVQYSWLIEIARTFHGFAPDRLGPETIGGLYDAALRDGEDGEAWDRRVWERSNLEAVFLTNEFDDPLEGWDVDRYVPCLRTDDLVLKLHEPTTVARLKKTTGIDVGDAAGLREAIVKLFERFVARGARACAISLPPDFAPRKAAFKRAVTPIRRALQGLELRPDEHEEVRATVFWTLAECCAEFRLPFDLMIGPIRNVYPAGVAGGRDLFDRRVSLHEYRELFNHFAGVTFPVSTLSPDAGAELVAYSWIFPNVLPMGHWWYSNVPTFIAADLKARLQAVPKVKLLGYYSDAYKLEFILPKFNMYRRILAETLAEEGIAGRGWSSERAIEVAKLVLVDNPRRVFAPRA, from the coding sequence ATGACAGCCGACAGCCACTCCTCCCGACCCGCCGACCCCGCCGCCCGCGAGCTGTTCGAGGAGATGAGCCGCTGGCCGATCTTCGACCCGCACTCGCACATCAACCCGCATCGGCCCGCGGCCCGCGACCTCGACGAGGTCCTAGGATACCATTATTACACCGAGCTGGCCCATTCCGCCGGCATGCCCGCCGAGGCCGTCGCCCCGGAACTCCCCCCCCGCGTCCGGGCCGAGAACCTGGCCCGCCACCTCGCGACGCTCGACAACACCGTCCAGTACTCCTGGCTGATCGAGATCGCCCGGACCTTCCACGGCTTCGCCCCCGACCGCCTCGGCCCGGAGACGATCGGCGGGCTCTACGACGCGGCCCTCCGCGATGGCGAGGACGGCGAAGCCTGGGACCGTCGCGTCTGGGAACGCAGCAACCTGGAGGCCGTCTTCCTGACCAACGAGTTCGACGACCCCCTCGAAGGCTGGGACGTGGACCGCTACGTCCCCTGCCTCCGCACCGACGACCTGGTCCTGAAGCTCCACGAGCCGACGACCGTCGCCCGGCTGAAAAAGACCACCGGGATCGACGTCGGCGACGCCGCCGGGCTCCGCGAGGCGATCGTCAAGCTGTTCGAACGGTTCGTCGCCAGGGGGGCGCGGGCCTGCGCGATCAGCCTCCCCCCCGATTTCGCCCCCCGGAAGGCCGCGTTCAAGCGGGCCGTCACGCCGATCCGACGGGCCCTGCAAGGCCTGGAGCTGCGCCCCGACGAGCACGAGGAGGTCCGCGCCACCGTCTTCTGGACGCTGGCCGAATGCTGCGCCGAGTTCCGGCTCCCCTTCGACCTCATGATCGGCCCGATCCGCAACGTCTACCCGGCGGGAGTGGCCGGGGGCCGCGACCTCTTCGACCGCCGGGTCAGCCTGCACGAGTACCGCGAGCTGTTCAACCACTTCGCCGGGGTGACGTTCCCGGTCTCCACGCTCTCGCCCGACGCCGGCGCCGAACTGGTGGCCTACTCCTGGATCTTCCCGAACGTCCTGCCGATGGGCCATTGGTGGTACTCGAACGTGCCGACGTTCATCGCCGCCGACCTCAAGGCCCGGCTCCAGGCGGTCCCCAAGGTGAAGCTCCTGGGCTACTACTCGGACGCCTACAAGCTGGAGTTCATCCTGCCGAAATTCAACATGTACCGGCGGATCCTGGCCGAGACCCTGGCCGAGGAGGGGATCGCCGGCCGGGGCTGGTCGTCTGAGCGGGCGATCGAGGTCGCTAAACTCGTCCTCGTCGACAATCCACGACGCGTCTTCGCCCCAAGGGCCTGA
- a CDS encoding phosphopantothenoylcysteine decarboxylase, translated as MKVVVTGGGTSAPIDDVRVITNVSTGRTAAAITEACLDRGDEVWHLHAPLAELPLLRSARCDLDADPDAERERLDRLRDRWRDRRDRLHLRPLAAGTVDEYAAALRAVLTTEAIDVAFLPMAVSDYEPVPRLGKISSQFDDLAIPLRRTSKVIRSVRDWAPSVFLVGFKLLSGEPLPELIRRAQDACLINRADVTVANDLEQVRAGRHTLHLVRPGRPVETLEPGPDLAARLVDRIREWAGAGV; from the coding sequence ATGAAGGTGGTCGTGACCGGAGGCGGGACGTCCGCGCCCATCGACGACGTGCGCGTGATCACGAACGTCTCGACGGGGAGGACGGCCGCCGCGATCACCGAGGCCTGCCTCGACCGCGGCGACGAGGTCTGGCACCTCCACGCCCCGCTCGCCGAGCTCCCGCTGCTGCGGTCGGCCCGCTGCGACCTCGACGCCGATCCGGACGCCGAACGGGAGCGGCTCGATCGGCTCCGGGACCGCTGGCGCGATCGCCGCGATCGGCTCCACCTCCGTCCCCTGGCCGCCGGCACGGTCGACGAGTACGCCGCGGCGCTCCGCGCGGTGCTGACGACCGAGGCGATCGACGTCGCCTTCCTCCCCATGGCCGTCTCGGACTACGAGCCCGTTCCCCGCCTCGGCAAGATCAGCTCCCAGTTCGACGACTTGGCGATCCCGCTGCGGCGGACGTCCAAGGTGATCCGGTCGGTCCGCGACTGGGCGCCGTCGGTCTTCCTGGTCGGCTTCAAGCTCCTCTCCGGCGAGCCCCTCCCGGAGCTGATCCGACGCGCGCAGGACGCCTGCCTGATCAACCGGGCCGACGTGACCGTCGCCAACGACCTGGAGCAAGTCCGGGCCGGCCGCCACACCCTCCACCTCGTCCGTCCCGGCCGTCCGGTCGAGACCCTGGAGCCCGGGCCCGATCTCGCCGCCCGCCTCGTCGACCGGATTCGGGAGTGGGCGGGGGCGGGGGTGTAA
- a CDS encoding aldehyde dehydrogenase family protein has translation MQTTEDLIRNVVQQVLTQMGTGPAPTNGHAGPNGQAPSGDLGVFPTVEGAVAAADSAFRAFRDRPLLDRKKAVAIIRQICVEQAEELGRLELEETQVGRLDHKIAKLRETIPIIPGVEYLRTDNASGDQGVTLTDYTPFGVIGAITPVTHSLPTLAANAISMLASGNTVVFNAHPSGHKIAALGVRKFNKAIAEAIGLENLLTIIDPPTIESANGLFNHPKVKLLVVTGGPAVARAALSSKRRAIVAGPGNPPVVVDCSADLDRAAKSIVEGAAFDNNLLCIGEKEVFAVGAIFDKLMELMPKYQAFRLTAPQIESLTRAAFENGDDGKPHVRKELVGKDPAILAAHAGVKIPAATQLLYGETGADHPFVQVEQMMPFVPFVKTPDVDRALTLAHASEHGYGHTAILHSRDIGVMSRMGKLMDCTIFVVNGSCLAGLGGEAVASFSIAGPTGEGVTTPLTFCRQRRTAIAGGFRFA, from the coding sequence ATGCAAACGACTGAAGATCTGATCCGCAACGTGGTCCAGCAGGTCCTCACCCAGATGGGGACCGGTCCCGCGCCGACCAACGGCCACGCCGGCCCGAACGGCCAGGCGCCGTCCGGCGACCTCGGGGTCTTCCCGACGGTCGAGGGGGCGGTTGCGGCCGCCGATTCGGCCTTCCGGGCGTTCCGCGACCGGCCCCTGCTCGACCGCAAGAAGGCCGTCGCGATCATCCGCCAGATCTGCGTGGAGCAGGCCGAGGAGCTGGGCCGGCTGGAGCTGGAAGAGACGCAGGTCGGCCGGCTCGACCACAAGATCGCCAAGCTGCGCGAGACGATCCCGATCATCCCGGGCGTCGAGTACCTGCGGACCGACAACGCCAGCGGCGACCAGGGCGTGACGCTGACCGACTACACGCCGTTCGGCGTCATCGGGGCCATCACGCCGGTCACCCACAGCCTGCCGACGCTGGCCGCCAACGCGATCAGCATGCTGGCCTCGGGCAACACGGTCGTCTTCAACGCCCACCCGTCGGGCCACAAGATCGCCGCCCTGGGGGTCCGGAAGTTCAACAAGGCCATCGCCGAGGCGATCGGCCTGGAGAACCTCCTGACGATCATCGACCCGCCGACCATCGAGAGCGCCAACGGGCTGTTCAACCACCCCAAGGTGAAGCTCCTGGTGGTCACCGGCGGCCCGGCGGTGGCCCGCGCGGCCCTGTCGAGCAAGCGTCGCGCGATCGTCGCCGGGCCGGGCAACCCGCCGGTCGTGGTCGACTGCTCGGCCGACCTGGACCGGGCGGCGAAGTCGATCGTCGAGGGGGCGGCGTTCGACAACAACCTCCTCTGCATCGGCGAGAAGGAAGTCTTCGCGGTCGGCGCGATCTTCGACAAGCTGATGGAGCTGATGCCCAAGTACCAGGCCTTCCGCCTGACCGCCCCCCAGATCGAGTCGCTCACCCGCGCGGCCTTCGAGAACGGCGACGACGGCAAGCCGCACGTCCGCAAGGAGCTGGTGGGGAAAGACCCGGCCATCCTGGCGGCGCACGCGGGGGTCAAGATCCCCGCCGCGACGCAGCTCCTTTACGGCGAGACGGGGGCGGACCATCCGTTCGTCCAGGTCGAGCAGATGATGCCGTTCGTGCCGTTCGTGAAGACGCCGGACGTCGACCGCGCCCTGACGCTGGCCCACGCCAGCGAGCACGGCTACGGCCACACGGCGATCCTCCACTCGCGCGACATCGGCGTGATGTCCCGGATGGGCAAGCTGATGGATTGCACCATCTTCGTCGTCAACGGCTCGTGCCTGGCCGGCCTGGGGGGCGAGGCCGTCGCCTCGTTCTCGATCGCCGGGCCGACGGGTGAAGGGGTGACCACCCCCCTGACCTTCTGCCGCCAGCGCCGGACGGCCATCGCCGGCGGCTTCCGGTTCGCCTGA
- a CDS encoding EutN/CcmL family microcompartment protein: MRIAEVVGRVTLSRAHPRLRGARFPIVLPMTLAALRDGDSSRGDDVVAYDRLGVGLGDLIGLSEGGEAANPFGKEKAPIDAYCACLLDAISF; this comes from the coding sequence ATGAGGATCGCCGAGGTCGTGGGCCGCGTGACGCTGTCGCGGGCCCATCCCAGACTGCGGGGGGCGCGGTTCCCCATCGTCCTGCCGATGACCCTGGCCGCCCTCCGCGACGGCGATTCGTCGCGCGGCGACGACGTGGTCGCCTACGACCGCCTGGGCGTCGGCCTCGGCGACCTGATCGGGCTGAGCGAGGGGGGCGAGGCGGCCAACCCGTTCGGCAAGGAGAAGGCCCCCATCGACGCCTACTGCGCCTGCCTGCTCGACGCGATCTCGTTCTGA
- a CDS encoding EutN/CcmL family microcompartment protein, protein MQLGRVVATATSTVKDPTFEKERLLVVQLETADGRPDGEPVLAFDRLGAGRGDRVLLTSDGALLQGLLGRKTPGRWSVLGMPDRS, encoded by the coding sequence ATGCAGCTCGGCCGCGTGGTCGCCACGGCGACCTCCACCGTGAAGGACCCGACGTTCGAGAAGGAGCGGCTGCTGGTCGTCCAGCTTGAGACGGCCGACGGCCGGCCCGACGGCGAGCCCGTCCTGGCCTTCGACCGCCTCGGCGCGGGGAGGGGGGATCGGGTGCTCCTGACCAGCGACGGAGCCCTGCTCCAGGGGCTCCTCGGCCGCAAGACGCCGGGGCGCTGGAGCGTCCTCGGGATGCCCGACCGGTCTTGA
- a CDS encoding EutN/CcmL family microcompartment protein: MFLARVTGSLVATQKVASMTGHKLLIVEPYRIDEKGGDRLVPTGRTFVVVDALGAGLDEMVLVCQGSSARMTPETEKLPIDAVVIGLVDAVDVRGRVVFSTRSES; encoded by the coding sequence ATGTTCCTGGCCCGCGTGACGGGAAGCCTGGTGGCGACCCAGAAGGTCGCCTCGATGACCGGACACAAGCTCCTGATCGTCGAGCCCTACCGGATCGACGAGAAGGGGGGCGACCGCCTGGTCCCGACCGGCCGGACGTTCGTGGTCGTCGACGCCCTCGGGGCGGGGCTCGACGAGATGGTGCTCGTCTGCCAGGGCTCGAGCGCCCGGATGACGCCCGAGACCGAGAAGCTCCCCATCGACGCCGTGGTCATCGGCCTGGTCGACGCCGTCGACGTCCGGGGCCGCGTCGTCTTCTCGACCAGGTCCGAATCGTAA
- a CDS encoding EAL domain-containing protein encodes MSRRFGFERERNLSSFSGPHLRGGGGATFPPDLTTGLIWGRAADVKAPDVKEDTPSWLCRSVLSRTILENSKAIVYVKDLEGRYVFINRQFEAMLGVSARNFLGKTDHDLYEPETAEVIRANDSRVMESGAAIEIEEVIPVPDPGGPRVYVSVKEPLFDHDGRAYALCGISTDITERKRAEEALRLGEERYRSLVEATAAIVWSAPESGEFESEQPGWSEFTGQTFEELRGRGWLHVVHPDDREETLRAWSKALRERDVYRVEHRIRRRDGVYRDMCVRGVPILAPDGTLREWMGVHVDVSDRKAVEKELRESRQRHAAAMAASGTGTYRWDFATGQVEWDDQLRALFEAPPDFPKTFEDAIGRIHPDDRPALMAAIEEGRILGAETPMEFRALLPDGGVRWLSGKGRIFLDEEGRPSYSIGGCVDVTSLKLVEERITHRANHDALTGMPNRHMLQATLESFTAAGPARERFALLLLDLDRFKEINDAFGHEHGDAVLRGLKPRLDGAVTGPGLVARLGGDEFGVLLDGAGPDEAAATAEAILASLERPFYVDGQRFEVDASIGVALFPDHGRDVATLMRVADIAMYAAKRGHSGCAVYHPEQDQCNPRRLRLIGELRRAVEEDQLLLHYQPKIDLKTMEDAGAEALVRWRHPREGILTAEAFVPLAEDTGLIRPLSLWVLDRALRDGRTLAESGVPLAIAVNIAPDNLQEPGLTASIIELLDRHGMVPGRLTIEVTEGAMMRNPARAKAVLRELHELGVRIAIDDFGTGYSSLGYLKELPVDEVKVDRSFVVDMAVSRRDACIVRSVIDLGHNLGLRVVAEGVENEATLDLLRDWGCDLVQGFHLGRPLPVADLMMRRRCAGVLAS; translated from the coding sequence ATGTCGAGGCGATTCGGCTTCGAGCGCGAGCGGAACCTCAGTTCTTTCTCGGGGCCCCACCTCCGGGGCGGGGGAGGCGCGACGTTCCCGCCCGACCTGACCACCGGCCTGATCTGGGGGCGGGCGGCGGATGTGAAAGCTCCAGATGTGAAAGAGGATACGCCGTCCTGGCTGTGTCGGAGCGTCCTGTCGCGGACGATCCTCGAAAATTCCAAGGCGATCGTGTACGTGAAGGATCTGGAGGGGCGGTACGTCTTCATCAACCGCCAGTTCGAGGCGATGCTGGGGGTCAGCGCCCGGAATTTCCTGGGGAAGACGGACCACGATCTTTATGAACCGGAGACGGCGGAGGTCATTCGGGCCAACGACTCCCGCGTCATGGAGTCTGGCGCGGCGATCGAGATCGAGGAAGTCATCCCGGTCCCGGACCCGGGGGGGCCTCGCGTCTACGTCTCGGTGAAGGAGCCGCTCTTCGACCACGACGGGCGGGCCTACGCCCTGTGCGGGATCTCGACCGACATCACCGAGCGGAAGCGGGCCGAGGAGGCGCTGCGGTTGGGGGAGGAGCGCTATCGCTCGCTCGTCGAGGCGACCGCGGCGATCGTCTGGAGCGCGCCGGAGTCGGGCGAGTTCGAGTCCGAACAGCCCGGATGGAGCGAGTTCACCGGCCAGACCTTCGAGGAGCTGCGGGGCCGGGGCTGGCTCCACGTCGTCCACCCCGACGACCGCGAGGAGACCCTGCGCGCCTGGTCGAAGGCCCTGCGGGAGCGCGACGTCTATCGGGTGGAGCATCGGATCCGCCGGCGCGACGGGGTCTACCGCGACATGTGCGTCCGCGGGGTCCCCATCCTCGCCCCCGACGGCACGCTGCGCGAGTGGATGGGGGTCCACGTCGACGTCTCCGACCGGAAGGCCGTCGAGAAGGAGCTGCGGGAGAGCCGGCAGCGCCACGCCGCCGCGATGGCCGCGTCCGGGACGGGGACCTATCGCTGGGACTTCGCGACCGGCCAGGTGGAGTGGGACGACCAGTTGCGAGCCCTCTTCGAGGCCCCGCCGGACTTCCCGAAGACGTTCGAGGACGCCATAGGGCGGATCCATCCCGACGATCGCCCCGCGCTGATGGCGGCGATCGAGGAGGGCCGGATCCTGGGGGCCGAGACGCCGATGGAGTTCCGGGCCCTGCTCCCCGACGGCGGCGTCCGCTGGCTCAGCGGCAAGGGCCGCATCTTCCTCGACGAGGAGGGCCGCCCATCGTACTCGATCGGCGGCTGCGTCGACGTCACCAGCCTCAAGCTCGTCGAGGAGCGGATCACCCATCGCGCCAACCACGACGCCCTGACCGGCATGCCGAACCGACACATGCTGCAAGCGACGCTGGAGTCGTTCACCGCGGCCGGACCCGCCCGCGAGCGGTTCGCACTGCTGCTGCTGGACCTCGACCGATTCAAGGAGATCAACGACGCCTTCGGCCACGAACACGGCGACGCCGTGCTGCGAGGGCTGAAGCCGCGGCTCGACGGCGCGGTGACCGGCCCCGGCCTGGTCGCCCGGCTCGGCGGCGACGAGTTCGGGGTCCTCCTGGACGGCGCGGGCCCTGACGAGGCGGCGGCGACCGCCGAGGCCATCCTCGCCAGCCTGGAACGCCCGTTCTACGTCGACGGCCAGAGGTTCGAGGTGGACGCGAGCATCGGCGTGGCCCTCTTCCCCGACCACGGCCGCGACGTGGCCACGCTGATGCGGGTGGCCGACATCGCCATGTACGCCGCCAAGCGCGGCCACTCGGGCTGCGCCGTCTACCACCCCGAGCAGGACCAGTGCAATCCCCGCCGGCTGAGGCTGATCGGCGAGCTGCGGCGGGCCGTCGAGGAGGACCAGCTCCTCCTCCATTACCAGCCGAAGATCGACCTGAAGACCATGGAGGACGCCGGCGCCGAGGCCCTGGTCCGCTGGCGGCACCCCCGCGAGGGGATCCTGACCGCCGAGGCCTTCGTCCCGCTGGCCGAGGATACCGGGCTGATCCGGCCCCTGAGCCTCTGGGTCCTGGACCGGGCCCTTCGCGACGGCCGCACCCTGGCCGAATCGGGCGTCCCGCTGGCGATCGCCGTGAACATCGCCCCGGACAACCTCCAGGAACCAGGCCTGACCGCCTCGATCATCGAGCTCCTCGATCGCCACGGCATGGTCCCCGGCCGCCTGACCATCGAGGTCACCGAGGGAGCCATGATGCGGAACCCGGCGCGGGCGAAGGCCGTGCTCCGGGAGCTTCACGAGCTGGGGGTGCGGATCGCCATCGACGACTTCGGCACCGGCTACTCCTCGCTGGGCTACCTGAAAGAACTCCCGGTCGACGAGGTCAAGGTCGACCGTTCGTTCGTGGTGGACATGGCCGTCAGCCGGCGAGACGCCTGCATCGTCCGCTCGGTGATCGACCTGGGCCACAACCTGGGCCTCCGGGTCGTCGCCGAGGGGGTCGAGAACGAGGCCACCCTGGACCTCCTCCGCGACTGGGGGTGCGACCTGGTGCAGGGGTTCCACCTGGGCCGTCCGCTCCCGGTGGCGGACCTGATGATGAGGCGTCGGTGCGCCGGCGTCCTCGCCTCGTGA
- a CDS encoding lactate/malate dehydrogenase family protein encodes MKVSIIGGGGLVGSCAAFALQCGGVVGGIDLIDVNADPCKGQALDLLHGASLTADQVIRATGYEAIPESDLVMITAGLRRKPDESRLDLINRNVELFLTILDQVKAAGLKREAIVLVVSNPVDVLTYLATNRLGLPASQVIGLGTQLDTARFRSLIAEALKLPPTQVTATILGEHGDSMVPIWSAAQAAGLPLEKFPGWSPALGESLFARAKGSGAEVIKLKGGAGFAVGLSIREVVHAVALDSRRILPVSSLVNGPYGIRDVCLSIPTAVGRAGVVAQREIELWTKETSALQRSAQVLRETIDQVLKGNPKAAGKVPAASSKPAESGPRPVRVTMGGGGAGRSSARRRA; translated from the coding sequence ATGAAAGTCAGCATCATCGGCGGCGGCGGACTGGTCGGCTCGTGCGCGGCCTTCGCCTTGCAATGCGGCGGGGTCGTGGGCGGGATCGACCTGATCGACGTCAACGCCGACCCCTGCAAGGGGCAGGCGCTCGACCTGCTCCACGGCGCGTCGCTGACGGCCGATCAGGTGATCCGCGCGACGGGCTACGAGGCGATCCCCGAGAGCGACCTCGTCATGATCACCGCCGGCCTCCGTCGCAAGCCCGACGAGAGCCGGCTCGATCTCATCAACCGCAACGTCGAGCTGTTCCTGACAATTTTGGATCAGGTGAAGGCCGCCGGGCTCAAGCGCGAGGCGATCGTCCTGGTCGTCTCGAACCCGGTCGACGTGCTCACCTACCTGGCGACCAACCGGCTGGGGCTCCCCGCCTCGCAGGTGATCGGCCTGGGGACGCAGCTCGACACCGCCCGGTTCCGCAGCCTGATCGCCGAGGCGCTCAAGCTGCCGCCGACGCAGGTCACGGCGACGATCCTGGGCGAGCACGGCGACAGCATGGTGCCGATCTGGTCGGCCGCGCAGGCCGCCGGGCTGCCGCTGGAGAAGTTCCCGGGCTGGTCGCCGGCGCTGGGGGAGTCGCTCTTCGCCCGCGCCAAGGGGAGCGGGGCCGAGGTCATCAAGCTGAAGGGGGGCGCGGGGTTCGCCGTCGGCCTCTCGATCCGCGAGGTCGTCCACGCGGTCGCGCTGGACTCGCGGCGGATCCTGCCGGTGTCGTCGCTGGTGAACGGCCCGTACGGCATCCGCGACGTCTGCCTGTCGATCCCCACGGCCGTCGGCCGGGCGGGGGTCGTCGCCCAGCGCGAGATCGAGCTCTGGACGAAGGAAACGTCGGCGCTCCAGCGTTCGGCGCAGGTCCTCCGCGAGACCATCGATCAGGTTTTGAAGGGGAATCCGAAGGCCGCCGGCAAGGTCCCGGCGGCGTCGAGCAAGCCCGCCGAATCCGGTCCGCGGCCCGTCCGCGTGACGATGGGCGGCGGGGGGGCGGGCCGATCGTCGGCGCGGCGTCGCGCGTGA